GTAGCGCCGCAAGCGATCGGGGTTTGCGGTGAAGGCGAGTGGATGGCGTTCCTGTGGCTGCATTACCGCCTCCATCTCCGCTTGGCGTTGCTGTCGCCGGGTGGGTGCATCGAAGACGAACTGACATAAGGTTCCGAGCGCCCCCGCATGAAAGCGCCAGCGTTGCGCCAAGCGATACATCGCGTTGTAGCGGTCGCTGCTCAACTTCAGGTCGCCGTCATGCACCGCGAGGTCGCCGTTCTCAATCGCCAGGTCACCCCGCTGGCGTAGGATATCGAGGTCGAACAACTCGACCGTCTCTTCGTAGGCAGGGATGGGCATCACAGTCGCTCGGTTCCTCCATTGGCGGGCAGAAGCTTAGCGTCATGCCGCCTCCGCCAGCGGCGGGGACAGAGCAGAGAGTATCTTTCGCACGGTCCCCATGGCTCTAAAACATGCCGCAGAAAATAAAAGGTAGCTCGCGCTTACCGAGCGTGTTGCCCCCTATCCCTAGATAGGATCAGTGGCTCGCCGGGCGTGTTGCCTCCTATCCCTAGACACAACCCGAGGGCGTTGGAGGTGGGGGGCGATTTCGGCGGTTCCGTTGCGGGGCTGACTATCGCCCGCCTAACCCGCCAAACTGCCCTCCCAGCGGGACCCCCCAACATGGAACCCATCATCGCTTACTACGCCACACCCACGTCCGCCGTGTGCGGTCATCTTCGCGTCACGCATCGGACGCCCGCGCTGGCCTTGGCGCGGAAGCTCATCAGGGCCGGACACGATCCCCGAACCATCCTGCAAATGGTCTGGCAGGGGACCGGAACGCCATCGCTGCGCGGTCCTCTCTGGAAATTCGCGGCGCTCACGGTGGAGGAGAACGACCGGCGCGGGCCGCTCTTCGTGCCGTATCGGGACCCGTCCGCCCGCCTGGCTCTTCATGGCGAGGCACCCGCTCCCATGCCAGCATCTCGCCCGTCGCTCGCCTTAGCTGCCTAGCAGACGGGAGGAGGGGCGCTTCGCTTTGGAGACACGGTTGAGGGGAGGGGGACGCTCTGCACCGTCATTCAGTCCCTCCCTCTCCCTCTACTGGATACTGTAACGGGCCGTAGCGGGGCCGCTTCGCTTGACGTGCTCCCCTGAAGTGGTGCCATTTTTCGGTAGAGTCCGATCCAGCGAAGGACGGACGAATGAAGCGCAGCAGGTTTAGCGATGAGCAGATCATCGGGATTTTGAAAGAGCAGGAGGCCGGTGCGGCTACGGCGGATGTGTGCCGGCGGCACGGCATCAGCGGCGCGACCTTCTACAAGTGGAAGGCGAAGTTTGGCGGCCTTGAGGTGACTGAGGCCAAGCGGCTGCGGACGTTGGAAGAGGAGAACGCCAAGCTCAAGAAGCTGCTGGCGGAAGCGATGCTGGACATCGCGGTGCTGAAGGACATCTCGACAAAAAAATGGTGACGCCCGGCGCGAAGCGGAACGCGGTCGCCCATGCCCGGGAGTGTCACGGGCTGAGCGAGCGTCGGGCGTGTGATCTGATCGGCATCGCCCGGCGGGTGGCGCGGTATCAGCCGAGCCGGGCGGATGACGCTGGCCTGCGGCAGCGGCTGCGGGAGCTGGCGGCCGAGCGTCGCCGGTTCGGGTATCGGCGTCTGGGCTATTTGCTGGCCCGCGAGGGCCTCGCGCCGAACCACAAGAAGCTGCTGCGGCTCTACCGCGAGGAGGGGCTCAAGGTGCGCCGCCGCGGGGGCCGTAAGCGGGCGCTGGGCACCAGGGCGCCGATGGTGCTGCCGCAGGGGCCGAACCAGCGCTGGTCGCTGGACTTCGTGTCCGACGCGCTGGGCTGTGGTCGGCGGTTCCGCATCCTGTGCGTGGTGGACGACTTCACACGCGAATGCCTGGCACTGGTGGCCGACACCTCGCTGTCGGGTGCGAGGGTGGCCCGTGAACTCGATGCGATTGTGGCGCTCCGCGGGAAGCCTTTGGCGGTGGTCAGTGACAACGGCACGGAACTGACGTCGACGTCGATCCTGCGCTGGTCGCAGGAGCGGCAGGTGGAGTGGCACTACATCGCCCCCGGGAAGCCCACCCAGAACGCGTTCGTCGAGAGCTTCAACGGCCGCCTGCGGGATGAGTGCCTCAACGAGACGTTGTTCACGTCGATGCCGCAGGCCCGGGCGGTACTGGCCACCTGGCGGCAGGACTACAACACCATCCGGCCGCACTCGAAGCTGGGCGGGCGGCCCCCCGCCGAGATCGCCGGCCAACCGGGTTGGGGGCATGCCCCCAACCCCGTTGCCATCCCATCAACCATCAGACATCAACGCAGAGGACTCTCCGTCTGAGTGGATACATCAAGGGGGGCACGTCACTACGTTTCCCGTTAAGCTTCAACCTCCAACCACAACCTCCAATCTTTTCCCACTCCTCTCTCCCTCTGAAGGCCCCTTTACGGGAACCTCTACGGGTTCAGAAGAATTAGGGGTGTAGAGGTGGTATAAACGTCATGCGGACGATCCTCCCCGATCAGCTTCCCATAACGACCCGTTATTGTTCCCGTTAAGGGGGTAGGGGGGCTTATCGCTGAAGGTAAAGTGGAACTTTACTTATCTCGCTCCCGCTATGATCGCGTGATTGATGGAGGTGGTGGAGGCGTCTCCGGGCGTCAGCCCCGTTCTGGCCCCGTGCCGGGCTGAGACGGGCCGTGAAGGGGACGGTCCCCTGTGAAGGTCAAGTCAACTTTACCTTCCGTCTCCCTCTCTCTCCGGGCGTCGTGTCGGGCCGTCCCGGGACCACGAAGGCCCGTCGCAAGTTTCATGGCAAATTTTCGTGAGGGTGCAGCGTCATTCCGGCGCTGGGTTTACCCCCGTGGGGTGGGGGACCATCCCCGCCACCGCCCTGAAACCAGGCGAAGGTCCAGTCAGCTTTACCTTCGTGGGGGGGAGGGCGGTTCACCCGCTCCTCGCACCTTCCGTATCCCGTCCCAGGATGCGGTAAACGCTGGCCCGTCCCATCCCGAGGCGCTGGGCAATCTCGGTCGGCTTCACACCCTCGGCCTTGAGCTTCATCACGGCGTCGGCCTGTCGTTGGGCGGTGGGGACGCGCCCCTTGTATTTCCCGTCCGCCTTCGCCTTGGCAATGCCCTCCCGCTGGCGTTCCAGCATCAAGGCCCGCTCAAACTCCGCAACAGCCCCCAGCATGGTCAGCATGAGCTTCCCGGTCGCGGTCCCCGTATCCACCGGCTGCCCGCCCATGGACAGGACCCGCAACGCCACGCCCTTCGCTTCGAGCCGGGCGACGATGGCGAGGAGGTCCGCCACGGAACGGGCGAGACGATCAAGCTTGGTGACGGCGAGGGTGTCTCCCTTCCGGACGAAGTCCAGGGCCGCTTCCATCTGCGCCCGCTTGGCGACGGAAGAGACGCGCTCTGCGAAGACCCGCTCACACCCGACGCTGAGAAGGTCCCGCTCCTGGGCTTCTAGCCCCGCCTCCTGCTCAACGGTTGAGGTGCGGGCATATCCGACGATCATTACGAGGCTCCATGTCGTTCGCCGGGAGATTGTCTCACACGGCTTTAAGACATGAAGCCCCATGCCGTCTCAATTCGTCAAGGGTATTCGTGTGAGACACATTCGCAGGGTCCCGAGACGGCTCACTAGGGCAGGGCCTATCGAGACGCTTGGCGGACGCCCTCGCCCCGTGACTGTCGCCCAGTCCGAAGGCCGCCTCACGCCCATCCTCTTCTCCAGTGGGAAGGCAAAGTCCGCTCTACCTATTGGCGAGGGACACACTGGAAGGCCGTAACGAGGTGCCCGCCCTGCCCTCCTCGGATGGCCGAAGCGGCGTTGGCGCAAGCTTCTCGGCTAGGCATGTCAATGACCGTGGGCGGGGTCGTGCCGGTCATGAAAAGGATGAGAACCCAAGCTGACATGATGCTCCTCCAAAAGAAGGGGACATATCACGTCGCCTAGGTTCCTACAAAGTGTTCTTGAGTGTGCTGGTATACGGCCGTTGCTGCGGGCCTTATGGTTTACCGATAGTGCCGACCTTGCTTCTTCTATAGGGGAGGAGACGGAGTTCTCCCGGAGCGGGGAGAGGGGGCGATGCTGGCATCTCCTCTGCCTACGAAGGCCAGTACCGCTTCCACCTGCGCCCGCTTGGCGACGGAAGAGGCGCGCTCCGGGGAGGCCGCTACCATGGCCGCTACCAGCCGAGCGGAGGAGTGTTGTATAAATGACACAGTCGGGTTGTCCCTGTTGGGTTTTGTGAAGAACGATCCCCTTAGAGGGACTATCCCCTTCTTTTTCAATAGCTTGATGTAACCTCTCCCGGTGCCGTCAGGGTGGTCCTGCACGGCTGCCATAACGGGAGATACGATGATGGTGGTTCTGTCCCTGGGTTCTTCGCTTCGCCTTGAGTGCGACCGCGCGGGGGCCTTCGTCCGGTTGGGAAGTCGAGAGCTTTACGCCCGCCGCTATGCCGATGCGGCCCCGTCATGGGCATGGCACAGGGACGCGGAGGAGGCCTTGGAGGTGGATGCGGGCCGGTTCCGCCTCACTGTGTCCCGGATGCCCGTAGCGGCCCTGTAGCGGCTCCCTGAAGGGCGTGGCGGGGGAGGGGCATCCTTGTTGGGGGTCTCTCCCGTCAGGGCCTCTTGCGGCCCGTCCCGGCTCTGCCGTAGCGGCGGACGTGGCGGGGGCCTGTAGCGGGCCAGCCCCTACAAGCGGGGATGCGGGCGGGCAGGGGTCCTTAGGGGCACTTGCCGGGCGCTTCCCGCTCACTGTGTCGGGGTGCCCGTCGCTGGCCTGTCGCGGCTCCCGTAGCGAGCCGTATCGCTTACCCGCGTGGTGGCAAAGACGGCCCGTGCCGTTGCATACTCAGGCATTGGACGGGGGTGAAGCATGGTGTCGGATGAGACTGTGAGGGCGGGGGCTGTAGCGATAGCCGAGACGGCCAAGACGGCGGGGAAGGCGATTGATGCGACTAGCGGCTTCGGCGGGTGGTTGAAGCAGACCCTTGGCACCATCCCCGAAGACCTACTTGGGATTGCCGGTGGCGATTGGCTGCACCAACAGCGACAACGGAACGTCCTGGCAATGAAGGCCAAGACTGAAGAAATTCGCCTCCGCATCGGGGCCGGTCCCCCGAACGCGCCAAGCCCCTCAGTCGTGCTGCCGTTGCTGATCGGTGCGGCGGACGAAAGCCGTCCAGAGCTTCAAGACCTATGGGCCGCGTTGCTTGCGAGTGCCCTTCAGCCGGACGGGGGGGAGCGTGTCCGGAGAGCGTTCTTCGACACGCTGAAAGCCATGGAACCGGTTGACGCTCGTTTGTTCAGGGCGTTGGCGGCCTACGGTCCGGGTGCATTAATCGGCGATCAGGTGGAAGCGCGTATCGAGGAAGACTTGAGGCTATTCGGCGCGGCCGCCGCTGTCGGATGGGAGGCTCTAACCAAGCTTGGCCTTATTCGGACGAGCTTGAACAAGCAGATGACCCTTTACGGCCAAGAGTTCTGGCGGGCATGCAACCCATCCATGTGACTGAAGGTCCCCCGAACGGGTCACGAAGGTAAAGTGCAGCTTTACCTTCACGGGCCTTCACGCCCCGCCAGAACGGGGAGCTTAACGGCTTCCACACAGGCCCGCTTGAGGTCCTGAAGCTGCCCCGGAGTGACGTAGCGGCTTGTCGTCACGTCTTCCTTCGGTTGCTTGTGTCCAACGACCTCCCGGATGACGAAGAGGGGCTGTCCCGCCGTCGCTGCCCTTGTGATGAACCATCGCCGGAAGCTGTGGAAGTTGACCAGCGAACGGCGCTTGCCCTCCGGCTTTTCGTGAACGCCCACCTTCTCCCGGTAGTAGTTGAACCGCTTGCTTGCGGAGGGGGAGCGTTCGCCGTGCTGGTTCATCTTCAAGCCATCGTCGAAGAGGTAAGCCGTCGCGGGCTTGTCCTTTGATCGGCGGGCGATGATGGGCACAAGGTCCGGGTGCATCGGCACGTCGCGGGGGACCACGGCCTTGTTCCCCTTAACGCCGGGGGCGCGGATCACGTTGCCCTTGCACATGCCGACCGTGAGACGCGCAATCTCCTCAATCCGCATCCCCGTGAGCGCCCCAATCCGCATGAAGTCGAGGAGGAAGGTATCCGTGGTTCCCGTCAGAAGGGTCTTCACCTCCTCATCGGTAAACGCCCGTTCCTTCGCGTCGTCGCCGTCCGCCAGCGGCTTGCGTGGGGCCTGCTTCTCCCACGGGTTATGGGACCCTTCGGCAACGACACCCCGCCTCTCCATCCACACCCAATAGCCGGACAGCGCCGCAATGATGGTCCTGATGCGCGTGGCGCTGATGCCCTGCTTCTGAAGGTGCTGAAGGTAGAGGGCGACGGATCGGCGGCTTACCCTCTCGATGATCACGCCGCTTGCGTCCTTCGTGGACCAGCCTGCGAAGGTCTTCACGATGCTCCGGTAATCGGCAGCGGTGCGGGAGCGGTAAGCCCCGCGCTGGCCCGGTTCGGCTAGCCAATCTTCGATGTAGGTGGTCGTGAGTGTGGCGCGGCCCATCGCAATGTCCGCGAAGTCCTCGGCTCGGGCCGGGCCTTGCTCCCGTTCAATCCGATGCCCACGGTCCGCCACCATGTCCAAGACGAGGGTGTCGTCAGGGACCTCCTGAAGCAGCCCGTTGGGGTCCTCGATCAGCACAGAGGGGACGCCCTTGCCCTCCCGCGCATCCTTCAGCGTCTCCCGCCACCCCATCGCCTCGGCCACAAGCGGGTCCGTATCGGGCTTCTTGCGGCGGACCCCATCAAGCCATTTGTGCAGTTCCCCCAAGACGGCCCCAAGCCGCGCCTTGGCAACGTGCTTGTCAGACGTGCCGAGCGTCTTGCGCTTCTTGTTGCAGCCCGCCGCCGCCCTGAGATCAGGGGGGACTTCCAGCACCGCATACCAGCCCTGGCGGCGCTTCTCCATGTAGCCCGTTATCCTTGCCACCCCCTCACGATCCCCCTCACGATTTCCCCCTCACGTTGCCCTTGAAGGTGAGGTTTTGCAAGGGTTCTGCCGTGGTCAGGATCGTAAGGGGAGGCTCCCATCCCCTCCGCCACTTCTCTATGCCCGTCCGCGAACCTGCGACGCATTCCCGCAGACACCGCTTGCTCGTGTCCTGGCGGAAGCCACCCTCCATCTGACCGCCGCTCGTTGCGGCGACTGGTGGAGCGAGCGCGTCAGGCGCTACGCTTCTGTCCCGTCCGGGGGAACGCCATGCGAAAATTCGTCAATGACCCGCGCGCCGCGGCGCGCGAGATGCTCGAGGGGCTTGCGGATCTCTCGCCCGGGCTCGCGCTGATCGCGGAACACGGCATCCTCCTACGGGCGGCCCTCCCGCCGCCCGCGGCACGGCGCGTTGCGGTCATCTCCGGTGGCGGCTCTGGGCATGAGCCGGCGCATGCGGGCTATGTCGGCCCCGGGCTGCTGACCGCGGCCGTGGCGGGCGACGTCTTCACCTCGCCCTCCGTGGATCAGGTTCTGGCGGCGATCCGCGC
This region of Sediminicoccus rosea genomic DNA includes:
- a CDS encoding IS3 family transposase (programmed frameshift) translates to MKRSRFSDEQIIGILKEQEAGAATADVCRRHGISGATFYKWKAKFGGLEVTEAKRLRTLEEENAKLKKLLAEAMLDIAVLKDISNKKMVTPGAKRNAVAHARECHGLSERRACDLIGIARRVARYQPSRADDAGLRQRLRELAAERRRFGYRRLGYLLAREGLAPNHKKLLRLYREEGLKVRRRGGRKRALGTRAPMVLPQGPNQRWSLDFVSDALGCGRRFRILCVVDDFTRECLALVADTSLSGARVARELDAIVALRGKPLAVVSDNGTELTSTSILRWSQERQVEWHYIAPGKPTQNAFVESFNGRLRDECLNETLFTSMPQARAVLATWRQDYNTIRPHSKLGGRPPAEIAGQPGWGHAPNPVAIPSTIRHQRRGLSV
- a CDS encoding recombinase family protein, which translates into the protein MIVGYARTSTVEQEAGLEAQERDLLSVGCERVFAERVSSVAKRAQMEAALDFVRKGDTLAVTKLDRLARSVADLLAIVARLEAKGVALRVLSMGGQPVDTGTATGKLMLTMLGAVAEFERALMLERQREGIAKAKADGKYKGRVPTAQRQADAVMKLKAEGVKPTEIAQRLGMGRASVYRILGRDTEGARSG
- a CDS encoding Abi-alpha family protein translates to MKQTLGTIPEDLLGIAGGDWLHQQRQRNVLAMKAKTEEIRLRIGAGPPNAPSPSVVLPLLIGAADESRPELQDLWAALLASALQPDGGERVRRAFFDTLKAMEPVDARLFRALAAYGPGALIGDQVEARIEEDLRLFGAAAAVGWEALTKLGLIRTSLNKQMTLYGQEFWRACNPSM
- a CDS encoding DUF6538 domain-containing protein, giving the protein MEKRRQGWYAVLEVPPDLRAAAGCNKKRKTLGTSDKHVAKARLGAVLGELHKWLDGVRRKKPDTDPLVAEAMGWRETLKDAREGKGVPSVLIEDPNGLLQEVPDDTLVLDMVADRGHRIEREQGPARAEDFADIAMGRATLTTTYIEDWLAEPGQRGAYRSRTAADYRSIVKTFAGWSTKDASGVIIERVSRRSVALYLQHLQKQGISATRIRTIIAALSGYWVWMERRGVVAEGSHNPWEKQAPRKPLADGDDAKERAFTDEEVKTLLTGTTDTFLLDFMRIGALTGMRIEEIARLTVGMCKGNVIRAPGVKGNKAVVPRDVPMHPDLVPIIARRSKDKPATAYLFDDGLKMNQHGERSPSASKRFNYYREKVGVHEKPEGKRRSLVNFHSFRRWFITRAATAGQPLFVIREVVGHKQPKEDVTTSRYVTPGQLQDLKRACVEAVKLPVLAGREGP